In Lagopus muta isolate bLagMut1 chromosome 20, bLagMut1 primary, whole genome shotgun sequence, the following proteins share a genomic window:
- the CA4 gene encoding carbonic anhydrase 4, with amino-acid sequence MELLFLVLFSLHILKTEVVVGQHWCYLSQKNEEPSCEDPRRWHVVDANCKGSKQSPINIVTKNVIYDKSLTPLYFENYDVKETSKWTIENNGHTVKVTLSMTPTIEGGGLNGRYKAVEFHLHWGVQEEQLYFPGSEHSIDGEKQAMELHIVHITEDALDLADAKNYADGIAVLAFFIKIDEENKNYTTLISELDNILQKDMSSQMEPLPLNSLLPPTHELERYYRYEGSLTTPDCHETVIWTVFEKPIKLSLWQVSQFSSVHFGVTNSTLMSENFRPAQFLNDRYVYWSGASSLLPPAHVLMLALILLYLLNSLFQ; translated from the exons tTGGACAACATTGGTGCTATCTGTCTCAGAAGAACGAAGAGCCAAGCTGTGAAG ACCCTCGACGCTGGCATGTAGTAGATGCCAACTGCAAAGGAAGCAAACAGTCACCCATCAATATTGTCACCAAAAATGTCATTTATGACAAGAGCCTGACGccactgtattttgaaaattatGATGTGAAAGAGACCTCAAAATGGACAATAGAAAACAATGGACATACAG TTAAAGTAACACTGAGCATGACCCCTACAATTGAAGGCGGAGGTCTGAATGGAAGATACAAGGCGGTAGAATTCCATCTGCACTGGGGAGTCCAAGAGGAACAGCTCTACTTTCCTGGGTCAGAACACAGCATAGATGGCGAAAAACAAGCTATGGAG CTTCATATTGTCCACATAACAGAAGACGCTTTGGATCTAGCAGATGCAAAGAACTATGCAGATGGTATAGCTGTGCTAGCATTCTTTATAAAG attgatgaagaaaataaaaactatacAACTCTAATAAGTGAGTTAGATAATATTCTGCAGAAAG ACATGTCATCACAGATGGAGCCGTTGCCACTGAATTCTCTTCTCCCACCGACACATGAACTTGAAAGGTACTATCGGTACGAGGGCTCCCTCACCACTCCTGACTGCCACGAGACGGTCATCTGGACAGTGTTTGAGAAGCCAATTAAACTCAGTTTATGGCAG GTTTCCCAGTTCTCATCAGTTCACTTCGGAGTGACGAACTCAACACTCATGTCTGAAAACTTTCGGCCTGCTCAGTTTCTGAATGATCGATATGTGTACTGGTCCGGtgccagcagcctcctgcctccTGCTCATGTTTTAATGTTGGCTCTGATCCTTCTGTACCTCCTGAATTCTCTCTTCCAATGA